One region of Flavobacterium sp. KACC 22763 genomic DNA includes:
- a CDS encoding tRNA-binding protein, protein MDLTWNEFERTDMRVGTIIEVNDFPEARKPAYQLTIDFGSEIGIRKSSAQITKRYQKEDLVNRQIVAVVNFPRKQIGKFMSECLVLGAVGEEGDVILLAPDFKIPNGLRIG, encoded by the coding sequence ATGGATTTAACCTGGAACGAATTTGAACGCACTGATATGCGCGTTGGAACAATTATAGAAGTGAATGATTTTCCTGAAGCAAGAAAACCAGCTTATCAACTAACAATTGATTTTGGTTCAGAAATCGGAATTAGAAAATCATCTGCACAAATTACTAAAAGATATCAGAAGGAAGATTTAGTTAATCGTCAGATTGTGGCAGTTGTAAATTTCCCAAGAAAGCAAATCGGAAAATTTATGAGTGAATGCCTTGTTTTAGGAGCGGTAGGAGAGGAAGGAGATGTGATTTTGTTGGCTCCTGATTTTAAGATTCCTAATGGATTACGTATAGGTTAG
- a CDS encoding PUR family DNA/RNA-binding protein, which translates to MRENDMLEKEEIFSKVLRAGRRTYFFDVRATKADDYYITITESKKFTEEDGSFHFKKHKIYLYKEDFSAFSEILEEMTSYVLNHKGEEVISERHQKDFKKEYSSEKTESQRSSFTDIDFDDI; encoded by the coding sequence ATGAGAGAAAATGACATGTTAGAAAAAGAAGAGATTTTTTCTAAAGTATTACGCGCAGGAAGAAGAACTTATTTCTTTGATGTGAGAGCTACCAAAGCTGATGATTATTATATCACGATTACAGAAAGCAAAAAATTTACTGAAGAAGATGGTTCTTTTCACTTCAAAAAACACAAAATCTATTTATACAAAGAAGATTTTAGTGCTTTCTCCGAAATATTAGAAGAAATGACTTCTTATGTTTTAAACCACAAAGGCGAAGAAGTAATTTCTGAAAGACACCAAAAAGATTTTAAAAAAGAATACAGCTCTGAAAAGACTGAAAGCCAAAGATCTAGTTTTACAGATATTGATTTTGACGATATTTAA
- the nusB gene encoding transcription antitermination factor NusB gives MQSIYAMHQSGSDNMEKEEKFLFYSIDNIQDLYLIMLSSLIEICKKEAVYLHLSSKKHLATAAERNPNEKFIKNKIFQLLAESNSLSIALENRKINNWSLNDDYIILLLNDVKASDIYKKYMSNNVNTFEEDRQFIIDLFENVIVPNEKLYEYLEDDKLTWVDDIPVVNTHIVKQLKAIKTEDPDDFRVPKLYKDVEDKDFAKDLFRRTILNETAFAKEYEDKTPNWDSDRIAEIDTIILKMAICEFVKFPSIPVKVTLNEYLEIAKEYSTPKSSIFINGILDNLVKELTANKKMVKVGRGLM, from the coding sequence ATGCAATCCATTTATGCAATGCACCAAAGCGGTTCTGATAACATGGAAAAAGAAGAGAAATTTCTTTTCTACAGCATTGACAATATTCAGGACTTATATCTTATAATGCTTTCTTCATTGATAGAAATTTGCAAAAAAGAAGCTGTCTATTTGCATCTGTCAAGTAAAAAACACCTTGCTACTGCGGCAGAACGTAATCCGAACGAAAAGTTCATCAAAAACAAAATCTTTCAGCTTTTAGCAGAAAGTAATTCTCTTAGCATTGCTTTAGAAAATCGTAAAATCAATAACTGGTCTTTAAACGATGATTATATCATTTTGCTTTTAAATGATGTTAAAGCAAGCGATATCTACAAAAAATACATGAGCAATAACGTCAATACGTTTGAAGAAGACAGACAATTTATTATTGATTTGTTTGAAAATGTTATTGTACCAAATGAAAAATTATATGAATATTTGGAGGATGATAAATTAACTTGGGTTGATGATATTCCGGTTGTAAATACTCATATCGTTAAACAATTGAAAGCAATTAAAACAGAAGATCCAGACGATTTTAGAGTGCCAAAATTGTATAAAGATGTTGAAGATAAAGATTTTGCTAAAGATTTGTTTAGAAGAACAATTCTAAACGAAACGGCTTTTGCAAAAGAATACGAAGATAAAACGCCAAATTGGGATAGTGATCGTATTGCTGAAATTGATACAATTATCTTAAAAATGGCTATTTGCGAGTTTGTTAAATTTCCATCAATTCCAGTAAAAGTAACTCTTAACGAATATTTAGAAATTGCAAAAGAGTATTCTACACCAAAAAGTAGTATTTTTATCAACGGAATTTTAGACAATCTGGTTAAGGAACTGACTGCCAACAAAAAGATGGTAAAAGTAGGAAGAGGGTTAATGTAA
- a CDS encoding Glu/Leu/Phe/Val family dehydrogenase, which yields MDATFATGKELQKMDPVFGQLSFDDHEQIVFCNDKDTGLKAIIGIHNSVMGPALGGTRMWNYNTEWEALNDVLRLSRGMTFKSAITGLNIGGGKAVIIGDAKTQKTPELMRKFGEFVHSLSGRYITAEDVGMETKDMDTVRDVTPYVTGISEERGGSGNPSPITAYGVYLGMKAAAKSQFGTDVLDGKKVLVQGIGHVGETLVEYLTKEGAQVTISDINEEKLFQVASKYNATIYTGEDLYTADVDIYAPCAMGATINDNTVDKIKAKVIAGAANNQLADENVHGARLQERGILYAPDFLINAGGIINVYAELANYGKAEIMSKTENIYNTTLEIIDFAAKNNITTHKAALTIAQNRIDQRRIENAKK from the coding sequence ATGGATGCAACTTTCGCAACTGGAAAGGAACTTCAAAAAATGGATCCTGTTTTTGGTCAATTATCTTTTGACGATCACGAACAAATTGTATTTTGCAATGACAAAGATACAGGTTTAAAAGCAATTATTGGTATTCATAATTCGGTTATGGGGCCAGCTTTGGGAGGAACCAGAATGTGGAATTATAACACAGAATGGGAAGCTTTAAACGATGTTTTACGCCTTTCTAGAGGTATGACGTTTAAATCTGCTATTACTGGACTAAATATTGGTGGAGGTAAAGCTGTAATTATTGGTGATGCTAAAACTCAAAAAACACCTGAATTAATGCGTAAGTTTGGTGAATTCGTTCACTCACTTAGCGGAAGATATATTACTGCAGAAGATGTCGGAATGGAAACTAAAGACATGGATACAGTAAGAGACGTAACGCCTTATGTTACGGGTATTTCTGAAGAAAGAGGTGGTTCTGGAAACCCTTCTCCAATTACTGCTTACGGAGTTTATTTAGGTATGAAAGCGGCAGCTAAAAGTCAGTTTGGTACTGATGTTTTAGACGGTAAAAAAGTTTTGGTACAAGGAATTGGGCACGTAGGTGAAACTTTGGTTGAATATTTAACTAAAGAAGGAGCGCAGGTAACTATTTCTGATATCAACGAAGAAAAATTATTTCAAGTTGCTTCAAAATACAATGCAACAATTTATACTGGTGAAGATTTATATACTGCAGATGTTGATATCTATGCGCCGTGTGCGATGGGAGCAACAATAAATGATAATACAGTAGATAAAATTAAAGCTAAAGTTATTGCAGGTGCAGCAAACAATCAATTGGCTGATGAGAATGTTCACGGAGCAAGATTGCAAGAAAGAGGAATTTTATATGCTCCAGATTTCTTGATCAATGCTGGTGGAATCATCAATGTTTATGCTGAATTAGCTAACTACGGTAAAGCTGAAATCATGAGCAAAACAGAAAATATCTATAACACAACGTTAGAAATTATAGATTTTGCTGCTAAAAACAATATTACAACTCATAAAGCGGCACTTACAATTGCTCAAAATCGTATCGATCAAAGAAGAATCGAGAACGCTAAGAAGTAA
- a CDS encoding ABC transporter ATP-binding protein: MKELSYLNKYFIKYKYSFSLGILITIIAQIFSLFTPKLISKSLNAIENFDKLSAAEQKSEIVIATFRQDLIHNVLLIIGTTIVAGFLTFLMRQTLIVMSRHIEFDLKNEVFRQYENLSQNFYKQNRTGDLMNRISEDVSKVRMYVGPAVMYTINTAIRFAIVILYMYNVSPRLTLYTILPLPILSYCIFKLSSEINKRSTTFQQYLSKVSSFTQEIFSGIRVIKAYSLENQHQNNMVDLAEESKRKSLSLARVQSLFGPLMIALIGISNLVVIYFGGVMYINGSIPNIGTIAEFILYVNMLTWPVASLGWVSSMVQEAEASQKRLNEFLKIEPEIKNNNENTSEIQGNISFENVSFTYDDTNIEALKNVSFTVKKGETLAILGKTGSGKSTILSLISRLYDVTEGEVKIDQHEISTLNLNDLRNNIGIVPQDAFLFSDTIKNNIKFGNQNATDEEVIEAAKNAVVHDNIIAFNKQYDTVLGERGITLSGGQKQRVSIARAIIKNPAILLFDDCLSAVDTETEEMILNNLFEISKDKTTIIVSHRVSSAKNADKIIILEDGKIIQQGSHNQLINQEGYYASLYLKQLSEKELL; encoded by the coding sequence ATGAAAGAATTAAGCTATTTAAACAAATATTTCATCAAATATAAATACAGTTTTTCACTTGGAATTTTAATCACTATAATCGCACAAATATTTTCTTTATTTACTCCAAAACTGATTAGCAAGTCTTTAAATGCTATTGAGAATTTTGATAAATTATCTGCTGCAGAGCAAAAATCAGAAATAGTAATTGCAACTTTTCGTCAGGATCTCATTCATAATGTGCTACTTATCATCGGAACTACTATCGTTGCTGGTTTTTTAACATTTTTAATGCGTCAGACTTTAATTGTAATGTCGCGCCATATTGAATTTGATTTAAAAAATGAAGTTTTCAGACAATATGAGAATCTTTCACAGAATTTCTACAAACAAAACCGAACAGGAGACTTAATGAACCGTATTAGTGAAGACGTTTCAAAAGTACGAATGTATGTTGGGCCAGCTGTAATGTATACTATAAATACAGCTATCCGTTTTGCCATCGTTATATTATATATGTATAATGTATCGCCACGGCTTACCTTATATACCATACTACCTTTACCTATTCTTTCGTATTGTATTTTTAAATTAAGTTCAGAAATTAATAAACGAAGCACCACGTTCCAGCAATATCTTTCTAAAGTGTCGAGTTTTACTCAGGAAATCTTTTCAGGAATTCGAGTTATAAAAGCGTATTCTTTAGAAAATCAGCATCAAAATAATATGGTTGATTTGGCAGAAGAGAGCAAACGTAAAAGTTTAAGTCTTGCAAGAGTACAATCTTTATTTGGACCTTTAATGATTGCTCTTATCGGAATCAGTAACTTGGTTGTAATATATTTTGGAGGTGTAATGTATATTAACGGAAGCATTCCTAATATTGGAACCATTGCTGAGTTTATATTATATGTAAATATGCTGACGTGGCCGGTTGCTTCTTTAGGATGGGTTTCTTCTATGGTTCAGGAAGCGGAAGCTTCTCAAAAACGTCTGAATGAATTCTTGAAAATCGAACCAGAAATCAAAAACAACAACGAAAACACTTCAGAAATTCAAGGAAATATCTCTTTCGAAAATGTTTCTTTTACTTATGATGATACTAATATAGAAGCGTTAAAAAATGTTTCTTTTACAGTAAAAAAAGGAGAAACATTGGCAATTCTCGGAAAAACTGGCTCGGGGAAATCGACTATTCTTTCTTTGATTTCGAGATTGTATGATGTAACCGAAGGAGAAGTTAAAATTGATCAACATGAAATCAGCACTTTAAATTTAAATGATCTTCGTAATAATATCGGAATTGTGCCTCAGGATGCTTTCTTATTTTCTGACACGATTAAAAACAATATCAAATTCGGAAATCAGAATGCAACTGATGAAGAAGTAATCGAAGCTGCTAAAAATGCTGTTGTTCATGATAATATTATTGCCTTTAACAAACAGTATGACACCGTTTTAGGAGAAAGAGGAATTACACTTTCAGGAGGACAGAAACAGCGTGTTTCTATAGCAAGAGCCATTATTAAAAACCCTGCAATTTTACTTTTTGACGATTGTTTGTCTGCCGTTGATACTGAAACTGAAGAAATGATTTTGAATAATTTATTCGAAATTTCTAAAGACAAAACAACTATAATTGTGAGCCATCGAGTATCATCTGCCAAGAATGCAGATAAAATTATTATACTCGAAGATGGTAAGATAATTCAACAAGGTTCTCATAATCAATTAATAAATCAAGAAGGTTATTATGCATCGTTATATTTAAAACAACTTTCGGAAAAAGAATTACTTTAA
- the pepT gene encoding peptidase T has translation MQHIIDRFISYVTIDTESDPNSQTTPSTQKQWNLANKLVDELKAIGLEDVTIDDKAYIMATLPSNVDHEVPTIGFVSHFDTSPDFSGANVKPQIVENYDGKDIVLNAEKNIVLSPDYFKDLLQYKGQTIITTDGTTLLGADDKAGITEIVSAMEYLIQHPEIKHGKIRIGFTPDEEIGRGAHHFDVEKFGAQWAYTMDGSQIGELEYENFNAAGAKITFKGKSVHPGYAKGKMINSMLLANDFINELPKGETPQETRGYEGFFHVHHIKGNIEETVLELIIRDHNRKKFEKRKELIHKLTKQFNKKFAKKFGEDIVIAQVKDQYYNMKEKVLPVKYIVDIAEKAMRELNIKPIIKPIRGGTDGSQLSFMGLPCPNIFAGGHNFHGKYEYVPAESIQKATDVIVKIAELTAIPGIFDAPEKSKKRK, from the coding sequence ATGCAACATATCATAGATCGCTTTATCAGTTATGTAACGATTGATACGGAATCGGATCCAAATTCACAAACAACCCCGAGCACACAAAAACAATGGAATCTTGCCAATAAACTAGTTGACGAACTAAAAGCAATTGGTCTTGAAGATGTAACCATAGATGACAAAGCGTATATCATGGCAACACTTCCGAGCAATGTTGATCATGAAGTACCAACAATTGGTTTTGTTTCTCACTTTGACACTTCTCCAGATTTTAGCGGAGCTAATGTTAAACCTCAAATCGTTGAAAATTACGACGGAAAAGATATCGTACTGAACGCTGAAAAAAACATTGTTTTATCTCCAGATTACTTCAAAGATTTATTACAATATAAAGGACAAACCATCATTACAACTGACGGAACAACACTATTAGGCGCTGATGATAAAGCTGGAATTACTGAAATTGTTTCGGCAATGGAATACCTAATCCAACATCCGGAAATTAAACACGGAAAAATCAGAATCGGTTTTACTCCAGATGAAGAAATTGGTCGTGGGGCACATCATTTTGATGTAGAAAAATTTGGAGCACAATGGGCTTACACTATGGATGGAAGTCAGATTGGCGAATTAGAATACGAAAATTTTAACGCTGCTGGAGCAAAAATTACTTTTAAAGGAAAAAGCGTTCATCCAGGTTATGCCAAAGGAAAAATGATCAATTCTATGCTTTTGGCAAATGATTTTATCAACGAACTTCCAAAAGGCGAAACTCCTCAAGAAACTAGAGGTTACGAGGGCTTCTTTCACGTACATCATATCAAAGGAAATATAGAAGAAACAGTTTTAGAACTGATTATTCGTGATCACAACAGAAAGAAATTCGAAAAAAGAAAAGAATTGATTCATAAACTGACAAAACAATTCAACAAGAAATTTGCAAAGAAATTTGGAGAAGATATTGTAATTGCTCAAGTTAAAGATCAATATTACAATATGAAAGAAAAGGTTCTACCTGTAAAATATATTGTAGACATTGCCGAAAAAGCAATGAGAGAATTAAACATCAAACCAATCATAAAACCTATTCGTGGCGGAACGGACGGTTCTCAATTATCGTTTATGGGATTACCTTGTCCGAACATTTTTGCGGGCGGACATAATTTCCACGGAAAATACGAATATGTTCCAGCTGAAAGCATTCAGAAAGCAACTGATGTTATTGTAAAAATTGCTGAATTAACTGCAATTCCAGGAATTTTTGACGCACCAGAAAAATCTAAGAAAAGAAAATAA
- a CDS encoding alpha/beta fold hydrolase yields the protein MEHIEPNACMSIKDFESNLKQVHTDKYIETAQNVRLYVKDYGQGKPVILIHGWPLSNEMWEYQIDHLVQNNCRVIAYDRRGFGKSSQPWDGYDYDTLTDDLKEIIEQLELEDVTLVGFSMGGGEVVRYFSRHGGKNVIKAALISSIIPFLLKTHDNPDGHPKEKSENTAAAIKEDRIGFVDNFGKTFFGINIINKPISTPLLEYYRNLCSVASPRATLKCAESFSYTDFRDELDFIKVPTLIIHGDDDKIVPIDLTSRKAAKSIANNTYIEYEGAPHGLFYTDREKLNEDLLEFLNS from the coding sequence ATGGAACATATTGAACCAAATGCATGCATGTCAATTAAAGATTTTGAATCTAATTTAAAACAGGTTCACACAGATAAATACATAGAAACTGCTCAAAATGTAAGGCTTTATGTGAAGGATTACGGTCAAGGAAAACCAGTAATTCTAATTCACGGCTGGCCACTTTCGAATGAAATGTGGGAATATCAGATTGATCATCTAGTGCAAAACAATTGTCGTGTAATTGCCTATGACCGACGTGGCTTCGGAAAATCTTCTCAGCCTTGGGATGGTTACGATTATGATACTTTGACAGATGACCTTAAAGAAATTATCGAACAATTAGAATTAGAAGACGTAACTCTTGTCGGTTTTTCAATGGGCGGTGGCGAAGTAGTTCGTTATTTCAGTCGTCATGGCGGAAAAAATGTTATTAAAGCAGCTTTAATTTCATCAATTATTCCGTTTCTTTTAAAGACTCACGACAATCCTGACGGCCATCCAAAAGAGAAAAGCGAGAATACTGCAGCAGCAATCAAAGAAGACCGAATTGGTTTTGTAGACAATTTCGGAAAAACGTTTTTTGGCATAAACATTATCAATAAACCAATCAGCACTCCATTATTAGAATATTACAGAAACTTATGTTCTGTGGCTTCTCCAAGAGCTACTTTAAAATGTGCAGAATCTTTTTCTTATACTGATTTCAGGGACGAATTGGATTTCATAAAAGTTCCAACCTTGATTATTCATGGCGACGACGACAAAATTGTACCTATTGATCTTACTTCTAGAAAAGCGGCAAAATCAATTGCTAATAATACTTATATCGAATATGAAGGAGCGCCTCATGGTTTATTTTATACCGATAGAGAAAAACTAAATGAAGACTTATTGGAGTTTTTGAATTCATAA
- a CDS encoding alpha/beta hydrolase: protein MKKLIILLSFFFFGFSLSAQNIEYETKNNIQYYSTAVNKSDKYINERCVLDIYYPKNKTGFATIVWFHGGGLTGGNKEIPEALKNKGFAIIGVNYRLSPKAKAEKAIEDAAAAVAWTFNNIANYGGDKSLIFVSGHSAGGYLGMMIGLDKKYLQKENIDANQIAGLIPFSGQCITHFEIRRENGIPEKQPTIDQFAPLYHVRVDAPPMLLITGDRELEMLGRYEENAYMARMMKLVGHTQTKLYELDGYGHGMTEPGFPLLVNEINRILKERNKKL from the coding sequence ATGAAAAAATTAATTATTCTTCTAAGTTTCTTCTTCTTTGGATTTTCTCTTTCTGCACAGAATATAGAGTATGAAACGAAAAACAATATCCAATATTATAGTACGGCTGTAAATAAATCTGATAAATACATCAACGAAAGATGTGTTTTGGATATTTACTATCCCAAAAACAAAACCGGATTCGCAACAATCGTTTGGTTTCACGGCGGCGGATTAACTGGCGGAAACAAAGAAATCCCAGAAGCTTTAAAAAATAAAGGTTTTGCAATTATTGGAGTAAATTATAGATTGTCGCCAAAAGCAAAAGCAGAAAAGGCTATTGAAGACGCTGCAGCAGCTGTTGCTTGGACTTTCAACAACATTGCAAATTATGGAGGCGATAAATCCTTAATTTTTGTTTCTGGACATTCAGCTGGAGGATATTTAGGAATGATGATTGGTTTGGATAAAAAATATCTTCAAAAAGAAAACATTGATGCCAACCAAATTGCGGGGCTTATTCCGTTTAGCGGGCAATGCATTACGCATTTCGAAATTAGACGAGAAAACGGAATTCCCGAAAAACAGCCAACAATTGACCAATTTGCTCCTTTATATCACGTTCGTGTCGATGCTCCGCCAATGTTATTAATTACTGGAGATCGTGAACTAGAAATGCTTGGGCGTTATGAAGAAAACGCATATATGGCCAGAATGATGAAACTGGTTGGACATACACAGACTAAATTATATGAATTGGACGGTTACGGTCACGGAATGACAGAACCTGGTTTTCCGCTTTTAGTTAATGAAATAAACCGAATTTTAAAAGAACGCAATAAAAAACTATAA
- a CDS encoding GreA/GreB family elongation factor, translating to MKPTPTFCKSDYQFLRELILKSKNSTNTKEANQLSQELDRAVISKESELDSSVIRINSFVTIEDVKAKKQMKIQIVLPSAADVKQSKISILAPLSVAIIGFKENDEVDWELPAGIKTLKVIAVDNSAVHHS from the coding sequence ATGAAACCAACACCCACTTTCTGTAAATCAGATTATCAATTTTTAAGAGAATTGATTTTAAAAAGTAAAAACTCAACAAATACTAAAGAAGCCAATCAGCTTTCGCAAGAATTAGATCGCGCTGTAATTAGTAAAGAAAGCGAATTAGACAGTTCGGTAATACGAATCAATTCATTTGTAACGATAGAAGATGTAAAAGCTAAGAAACAAATGAAAATTCAAATCGTTTTACCTTCTGCAGCAGATGTAAAACAATCTAAAATTTCAATTTTAGCACCTTTAAGTGTTGCTATTATTGGTTTTAAAGAAAATGACGAAGTGGATTGGGAATTACCTGCTGGAATCAAAACTTTAAAAGTAATCGCTGTAGATAATTCGGCGGTACATCATTCTTAA
- a CDS encoding RBBP9/YdeN family alpha/beta hydrolase: METQLLIIPGLGDSGEKHWQTFWHKKFENSIRVVQDNWDEPIREEWLERLNENILKLDKPTILVAHSLAVSLVLHWAEKYNNPNIIGALLVAPADVDSPQHTPECIRNFSPIPLYKLPFPSVVVASENDPYASFERKKLFAEKWGSDFVNIGQQGHINSDSDLKYWEEGQLILQKLIDNIKE; encoded by the coding sequence ATGGAGACACAACTATTAATTATACCAGGACTTGGAGATTCTGGAGAGAAACACTGGCAAACCTTTTGGCATAAAAAATTCGAAAACTCAATTCGCGTTGTCCAAGACAATTGGGACGAACCAATTCGTGAAGAATGGCTTGAGAGATTAAATGAAAACATCTTAAAACTTGACAAACCCACTATTTTAGTGGCACACAGTTTGGCTGTTTCATTGGTTTTGCATTGGGCAGAAAAATACAATAATCCGAATATTATTGGGGCTTTATTAGTCGCTCCTGCTGATGTTGATTCACCTCAGCATACACCTGAATGCATAAGAAATTTTTCTCCAATTCCGCTTTATAAATTACCTTTTCCTTCGGTAGTAGTAGCGAGCGAAAATGATCCTTATGCTTCTTTTGAAAGAAAAAAACTCTTCGCTGAAAAATGGGGAAGTGATTTTGTAAATATTGGTCAGCAAGGACACATTAACTCTGATTCTGATTTAAAGTATTGGGAAGAGGGACAATTGATATTACAGAAGTTAATCGATAATATTAAAGAGTAG
- the yajC gene encoding preprotein translocase subunit YajC, producing MGQLSQFAPFLLMFVVIYFFMIRPQQKRAKNEKEFESSLKVGDKIVTKSGFHGKIAELAETTVVIETMSGKLKLERSAISLELSAALNKKA from the coding sequence ATGGGACAATTATCTCAATTTGCGCCATTTCTTTTAATGTTTGTGGTAATCTATTTCTTTATGATCAGACCACAACAAAAAAGAGCTAAAAACGAAAAAGAATTTGAAAGCAGCCTAAAAGTAGGTGACAAAATAGTAACAAAAAGTGGTTTCCACGGTAAAATCGCTGAATTAGCAGAAACTACAGTTGTAATCGAAACGATGTCTGGAAAATTAAAATTAGAGCGTTCTGCTATCTCTTTAGAATTGAGCGCTGCTTTGAATAAGAAAGCTTAA
- a CDS encoding thioredoxin family protein — MARTESTMLPLGTIAPDFYLKDTNSNNTFSFEDLKGSKGTLVMFICNHCPFVHHVIKEIVMIANDYRVQGLGVIAISSNDVVKYPEDSPELMTDFAMENKIDFPYLYDESQETAKAYQAACTPDFYLFDNQDKLFYRGQLDDSRPGNGIPLSGSDLRGAIDALIYNRSLKEPQKPSLGCGIKWK; from the coding sequence ATGGCACGAACAGAATCAACAATGCTTCCTTTAGGAACAATTGCACCTGATTTTTATTTAAAAGACACCAACTCGAATAATACTTTTTCTTTTGAAGATTTAAAAGGTTCGAAAGGCACTTTGGTTATGTTCATATGCAACCATTGTCCGTTTGTGCATCATGTTATTAAAGAAATTGTAATGATTGCCAATGATTATCGCGTTCAGGGATTAGGAGTAATCGCGATTTCGAGCAATGACGTTGTCAAATACCCTGAAGACAGTCCAGAATTAATGACTGACTTTGCTATGGAAAACAAAATTGACTTTCCGTACTTGTATGATGAAAGCCAAGAAACGGCAAAAGCATATCAGGCAGCATGCACGCCAGACTTTTATTTATTTGATAATCAAGACAAATTATTCTATCGCGGTCAGCTAGATGATTCAAGACCTGGCAACGGAATTCCCCTTAGCGGAAGCGATCTGAGAGGCGCTATAGATGCCTTAATTTACAACAGAAGTTTAAAAGAACCACAGAAACCAAGTTTAGGTTGTGGCATTAAATGGAAGTAA
- a CDS encoding cytochrome c → MKKTILSLMAIMLFAAACGTKKTAVAETAPAEKEIKAKELTPELAAGKSLYENSCARCHKLYEPKAYTKTEWTPILVKMGKKAKLDETQMASITSYIDSQL, encoded by the coding sequence ATGAAAAAAACGATTTTAAGTTTAATGGCTATCATGTTGTTTGCAGCGGCATGTGGCACTAAAAAAACGGCTGTTGCAGAAACTGCTCCTGCTGAGAAGGAAATTAAAGCAAAAGAATTAACACCTGAATTGGCAGCAGGTAAAAGCCTCTATGAGAACAGCTGTGCTAGATGTCATAAGCTTTATGAACCGAAAGCATATACAAAAACAGAATGGACACCGATTTTAGTAAAAATGGGTAAAAAAGCAAAATTAGACGAAACTCAAATGGCTTCAATTACCAGCTATATTGATTCGCAATTGTAA
- a CDS encoding YdeI/OmpD-associated family protein: MESKSENKGIWKYGDQWEEELLFLKSIIDKTELTETTKWGGPVYVYEKKNVIGLGGFKDYFAIWFFNGVFLKDKKKKLINAQEEVTKSLRQWRFTSKDQVNEKEVLEYIYEAIENEKQGKVIKPAKKEAIVSELLNAEMAKNPDLKEAFAKFSPYKQYEFLEYIETAKQEKTKLSRIEKVIPMILANVGLNDKYR; encoded by the coding sequence ATGGAATCAAAATCCGAAAATAAAGGCATTTGGAAATACGGCGATCAATGGGAAGAAGAATTGCTTTTCCTAAAATCGATTATTGACAAAACTGAACTGACTGAAACCACAAAATGGGGCGGTCCAGTTTATGTTTACGAGAAGAAAAACGTAATTGGCCTTGGCGGATTTAAAGATTATTTTGCAATATGGTTTTTTAATGGTGTTTTCTTAAAAGACAAGAAAAAGAAACTCATTAACGCTCAAGAAGAAGTCACAAAATCTTTGCGTCAATGGCGTTTTACTTCTAAAGATCAAGTAAACGAAAAAGAAGTTTTAGAATATATTTACGAAGCGATTGAAAACGAAAAACAAGGTAAAGTCATAAAACCTGCAAAAAAAGAAGCAATAGTTTCAGAACTTCTAAATGCAGAAATGGCTAAAAATCCAGATTTAAAAGAAGCTTTCGCGAAGTTTTCTCCTTACAAACAATATGAGTTTTTAGAATATATTGAAACGGCTAAACAGGAAAAAACCAAACTTTCGAGAATCGAAAAAGTGATTCCGATGATTTTGGCTAATGTTGGACTCAACGATAAATACAGATAG